The proteins below come from a single Caenibius sp. WL genomic window:
- a CDS encoding ABC transporter ATP-binding protein, translating to MVMIACEGIDVPLGGRTVVHGITARLEPGSLVGVIGPNGAGKSTLVRAMLGLAPLSAGTVRISDMPLRQWDRKALARALAYLPQGQTLHWPLSVGRLVALGRLPHLGPLSPIAAADRTAIEQALHRADVLHLAGRNVLELSGGERARVLLARALAVGAQGLAVDEPLASLDPGHQIDVMELLAREARTGTLVVAVLHDLTMAARYCDRLLLMHRGRLVADGPPATVLTADNLARIYGIGAFIAADADTPMIVPLGRVPASSHKDMA from the coding sequence ATGGTGATGATCGCATGCGAAGGGATCGACGTGCCGCTGGGCGGACGCACGGTGGTGCACGGGATAACCGCGCGGCTCGAACCAGGGAGCCTGGTCGGCGTGATCGGCCCCAACGGCGCGGGCAAATCCACGCTGGTGCGGGCCATGCTCGGCCTCGCGCCCTTGTCGGCGGGCACGGTGCGCATCAGCGATATGCCGCTCCGCCAGTGGGACCGCAAGGCGCTGGCCCGCGCGCTGGCCTATCTGCCGCAGGGCCAGACGCTGCATTGGCCGCTTTCGGTCGGGCGGCTGGTGGCGCTGGGGCGCTTGCCGCATCTCGGCCCGCTGTCGCCCATCGCGGCGGCCGACCGGACCGCGATCGAACAGGCGCTGCACCGCGCCGATGTGCTGCATCTCGCCGGGCGCAACGTGCTCGAACTTTCCGGCGGCGAACGCGCCCGCGTGTTGCTCGCCCGGGCGCTGGCCGTGGGCGCGCAGGGGCTGGCGGTGGACGAACCGCTCGCCTCGCTCGATCCCGGGCACCAGATCGACGTGATGGAACTGCTCGCCCGCGAAGCGCGCACCGGCACGCTGGTGGTCGCGGTGCTGCATGATCTGACGATGGCGGCGCGGTATTGCGATCGGCTGCTGCTGATGCATCGTGGGCGCCTGGTCGCCGATGGCCCACCCGCCACAGTTCTTACCGCCGACAATCTCGCCCGAATCTACGGCATCGGGGCGTTCATCGCGGCAGACGCGGATACGCCGATGATTGTCCCGCTCGGCCGCGTGCCGGCCTCTTCACATAAGGATATGGCATGA